One stretch of Serinicoccus hydrothermalis DNA includes these proteins:
- a CDS encoding HU family DNA-binding protein yields MNKTDLIEALAPRVGGRAAAGAAVEALVDIVLREVAAGGSVGISGFGTFEQVERAPRTGRNPRTGESVPIAGTRTPRFRPGSTFKEVVGDPSTLPARGLAGARAATEGEGGSTGTPSTVRRSGGSGRTGAQASEKRSASDRDRERRAPTGTPSSVRRQKSEEAPAPDDAASDTTSSGGRVFSGGEDITAGMISAKKAQLARVKNDEVVKGGKKKGKGKKNKAKKKKKDG; encoded by the coding sequence ATGAACAAGACGGACCTGATCGAGGCCTTGGCACCGCGCGTGGGCGGGCGCGCTGCGGCCGGCGCGGCCGTGGAGGCCCTGGTGGACATCGTGCTGCGCGAGGTGGCCGCCGGCGGCAGCGTGGGCATCAGCGGCTTCGGGACCTTCGAGCAGGTCGAGCGGGCCCCGCGCACCGGTCGGAACCCGCGCACGGGGGAGAGCGTGCCCATCGCCGGCACGCGGACGCCGCGCTTCCGGCCCGGCAGCACCTTCAAGGAGGTCGTCGGCGACCCGTCCACGCTGCCTGCGCGGGGCCTCGCGGGGGCGCGGGCCGCGACGGAGGGCGAGGGTGGTTCGACCGGGACGCCGAGCACGGTGCGACGCAGCGGTGGTTCGGGGCGGACCGGGGCTCAGGCGTCGGAGAAGCGGTCCGCGTCGGACCGTGACCGGGAGCGCCGCGCGCCCACGGGGACCCCCTCGAGCGTGCGCCGGCAGAAGTCCGAGGAGGCCCCGGCCCCGGACGACGCCGCGAGCGACACGACCAGCAGCGGTGGGCGGGTGTTCTCCGGCGGCGAGGACATCACCGCCGGCATGATCTCGGCGAAGAAGGCCCAGCTGGCCAGGGTGAAGAACGACGAGGTCGTCAAGGGCGGCAAGAAGAAGGGCAAGGGCAAGAAGAACAAGGCGAAGAAGAAGAAGAAGGACGGCTGA
- the cofC gene encoding 2-phospho-L-lactate guanylyltransferase, with translation MREQTGPDRAVQGWRLVLPVQRAERAKTRLLAPDGVSRPELARAIALDTLDAVCRALPPERVTVVTDDAGAAGRARELGAVVVPDPGAGLDAAIGRGLEDAARRAGALEGADGDLPGGGWAVLLGDLPALRPEDLRAALARCGEHERAVVPDAEGQGTVLLTSTRGIPRPQFGAGSAARHAVDATLLELDLPRLRRDVDRVEDLREALRLGVGARTRALLGSTAA, from the coding sequence GTGCGTGAGCAGACGGGACCGGACCGGGCGGTGCAGGGATGGCGCCTGGTGCTGCCGGTCCAGCGGGCCGAGCGCGCCAAGACGCGGCTGCTCGCGCCGGACGGCGTCTCCCGCCCCGAGCTCGCGCGGGCGATCGCCCTGGACACCCTTGACGCGGTATGCCGTGCCCTCCCGCCGGAGCGCGTGACCGTCGTGACCGACGACGCTGGCGCGGCGGGACGCGCCCGCGAGCTGGGCGCCGTCGTCGTGCCCGACCCCGGCGCCGGGCTTGACGCGGCGATCGGCCGCGGGCTGGAGGACGCCGCCCGGCGGGCGGGGGCGCTCGAGGGTGCCGACGGGGATCTTCCCGGGGGCGGCTGGGCCGTGCTCCTCGGGGACCTCCCCGCGCTGCGGCCGGAGGACCTGCGCGCCGCGCTCGCCCGGTGCGGTGAGCACGAGCGGGCCGTGGTGCCGGACGCCGAGGGTCAGGGGACGGTGCTGCTGACCTCGACGCGGGGCATACCTCGTCCGCAGTTCGGGGCCGGCTCGGCGGCGCGGCACGCGGTCGACGCGACCTTGCTGGAGCTCGACCTGCCCCGGCTGCGGCGCGACGTCGACCGCGTCGAGGACCTGCGGGAGGCGCTGCGGCTCGGGGTCGGGGCGCGCACCCGGGCCCTGCTGGGCTCCACCGCCGCCTGA
- a CDS encoding lysophospholipid acyltransferase family protein, giving the protein MTRVRRQPLRQAVPWSYHAVIATLRPVLMGVTRRDWSGGENLPQGEGFIVAGNHYSEVDPVMLAHFLVDHGYAPFFLAKSSLFEVPLLGGALRHLEQVPVYRASSRAGDALEAARAALAAGRCIAIMPEGTLTRDPDLWPMRAKSGVGRLALTSRAPVVPVAQWGAQEVLGHYARRPGNLLKRPVQHVSAGPPVDLSDLYDRAEEPRAHAEATRRVMTAITRQLAQIRGEEPPDRPFDAASRPEEPEV; this is encoded by the coding sequence ATGACCCGCGTGAGACGCCAGCCCCTGCGCCAGGCCGTGCCCTGGTCCTACCACGCGGTCATCGCGACGTTGCGCCCCGTGCTCATGGGTGTGACCCGCCGCGACTGGTCCGGCGGGGAGAACCTCCCGCAGGGGGAGGGCTTCATCGTGGCGGGCAACCACTACTCCGAGGTCGACCCGGTCATGCTGGCCCACTTCCTCGTCGACCACGGCTACGCACCCTTCTTCCTCGCCAAGTCCAGCCTCTTCGAGGTCCCGCTGCTCGGGGGGGCGCTGCGGCACCTGGAGCAGGTCCCGGTCTACCGCGCGAGCTCGCGCGCCGGCGACGCGCTCGAGGCGGCCCGGGCGGCCCTGGCCGCCGGTCGGTGCATCGCGATCATGCCCGAGGGCACGCTCACCCGGGACCCGGACCTGTGGCCGATGAGGGCCAAGTCCGGGGTGGGCCGGCTGGCGCTGACCAGCCGGGCCCCCGTCGTACCCGTCGCCCAGTGGGGTGCCCAGGAGGTGCTCGGGCACTACGCGCGCCGGCCGGGCAACCTGCTCAAGCGGCCGGTCCAGCACGTCAGCGCCGGACCGCCGGTGGACCTCTCCGACCTCTACGACCGCGCCGAGGAGCCACGCGCCCACGCCGAGGCGACCCGACGCGTCATGACCGCGATCACCCGGCAGCTGGCGCAGATCCGCGGGGAGGAGCCCCCGGACCGGCCCTTCGACGCGGCGAGCCGGCCGGAGGAGCCCGAGGTATGA
- a CDS encoding NAD(P)H-dependent glycerol-3-phosphate dehydrogenase: protein MTRAAIFGAGSWGTAFAQILADAGAERVVLWARRPEIADGIRDRRRNPDYLPEIELDPVVTATTDPAEAAAGADLVVLAVPSQTVRANLAEWGGHLPTDVPVVSLMKGIELGTGLRMSQVVEDGGVAAERIVVVTGPNLSREIAARQPAASVVAGADHAAADRVAAACMTPYFRPYTQTDVVGAELGGAVKNVIALAVGMAEGLGYGDNTKSSLITRGLAETARLGQALGADPATLMGLAGVGDLIATCMSPLSRNHRVGVALGQGQSIEQVLAVPHQTAEGVKSCRSVVELGASQDVEMPICQGVTAVVAGQITPERLTGELMTRARKHERH from the coding sequence ATGACGCGCGCCGCCATCTTCGGGGCGGGCAGCTGGGGCACCGCCTTCGCGCAGATCCTCGCCGACGCGGGGGCCGAGCGGGTGGTCCTCTGGGCGCGACGCCCGGAGATCGCCGACGGCATACGGGACCGGCGGCGCAACCCGGACTACCTGCCGGAGATCGAGCTGGACCCGGTGGTCACCGCCACGACCGACCCGGCGGAGGCCGCGGCCGGTGCCGACCTCGTCGTCCTGGCCGTCCCCTCGCAGACGGTGCGTGCCAACCTCGCCGAGTGGGGCGGCCACCTGCCGACGGACGTCCCCGTCGTCTCCCTCATGAAGGGCATCGAGCTCGGCACAGGCCTGAGGATGAGCCAGGTCGTCGAGGACGGCGGCGTCGCAGCGGAGCGCATCGTCGTCGTGACCGGCCCGAACCTCAGCCGGGAGATCGCCGCCCGCCAGCCGGCCGCGAGCGTGGTCGCCGGGGCCGATCACGCCGCTGCCGACCGCGTGGCCGCCGCGTGCATGACCCCCTACTTCCGGCCCTACACCCAGACCGACGTCGTCGGCGCCGAGCTCGGCGGGGCGGTGAAGAACGTCATCGCGCTCGCGGTCGGGATGGCCGAGGGGCTCGGCTACGGCGACAACACGAAGTCCAGCCTCATCACCCGCGGGCTCGCCGAGACCGCCAGGCTCGGGCAGGCGCTGGGGGCCGACCCGGCCACCCTCATGGGGCTGGCCGGCGTCGGCGACCTCATCGCGACCTGCATGTCCCCGCTCTCGCGCAACCACCGGGTGGGTGTCGCGCTGGGTCAGGGTCAGAGCATCGAGCAGGTGCTCGCGGTGCCGCACCAGACCGCCGAGGGGGTCAAGAGCTGCCGCAGCGTCGTCGAGCTGGGGGCCAGCCAGGACGTGGAGATGCCGATCTGCCAAGGGGTCACCGCTGTCGTGGCCGGGCAGATCACCCCCGAGCGGCTCACGGGCGAGCTCATGACGCGGGCCCGCAAGCACGAGCGGCACTGA